In Oceaniferula marina, the following proteins share a genomic window:
- a CDS encoding S1C family serine protease, which yields MKFPTLIFLSSLSLTLSLPVLAQRGLQMPDPLDSLTAEQKRTLSGQAKRLYHAARPVISKASQSTVVLSYKNQRISYGTVVRDPKSKQNIILTKWSEIAYYHKRLKVIAPNEKYHWTELIGIYPEYDLAVLKTDLKLTPLSLNHAATPDIGEFLAAADASNGLLALGVVSVKERSLRETDKAFLGVLMSEKSSSLGTRLDRVEPQSPASRAGLRQGDIITSIDKERFKGATEIRNTLQRLEPGTRIQVDYLRGKQKASTKVVLGSRPSELDPSRFPRQRLNEMQQMGAAPNRIRHGFPSVIQSDMKIQYNETPGDPRDDYTNECGGPVVNLDGQTVGIIIARGSRIKTFIIPAHTISELLKTKASQPTRNYTARQTPNQARGSGRSGYPRRYSPRPPRAIPLEE from the coding sequence ATGAAGTTCCCGACGCTCATTTTCCTATCCTCGCTCAGCCTGACTCTCAGCTTGCCTGTTCTGGCCCAACGAGGGCTCCAGATGCCCGACCCCTTGGACAGCCTGACAGCGGAACAAAAACGCACGCTCTCTGGCCAGGCCAAGCGACTCTACCACGCGGCACGTCCGGTCATCAGCAAGGCCTCCCAAAGTACCGTTGTCCTCAGCTACAAAAACCAGCGCATTTCATACGGCACCGTGGTCCGTGACCCGAAAAGCAAACAAAACATCATTCTCACCAAGTGGAGCGAAATCGCTTACTACCACAAGCGCCTCAAAGTCATCGCCCCCAATGAAAAATATCACTGGACGGAACTCATCGGCATTTATCCGGAATATGACCTCGCGGTCCTCAAAACCGACCTGAAACTCACCCCGCTTTCTCTCAACCATGCCGCCACCCCTGACATCGGTGAGTTTCTGGCCGCAGCGGATGCCAGCAACGGCCTGCTCGCCCTCGGCGTGGTCAGTGTCAAAGAACGAAGTCTGCGCGAAACAGACAAAGCCTTTCTCGGCGTCCTGATGAGCGAAAAAAGTTCCTCGCTCGGCACCAGACTCGACCGCGTGGAGCCACAATCCCCGGCCTCCCGAGCCGGCCTCCGTCAGGGAGATATCATTACCTCCATCGATAAAGAGCGATTCAAAGGAGCCACCGAAATCCGCAACACCCTGCAGCGCCTCGAACCGGGAACCAGGATTCAAGTCGACTACCTCCGGGGAAAACAAAAAGCCAGCACCAAGGTCGTCCTCGGCTCGCGCCCAAGCGAACTCGACCCCAGTCGCTTCCCCCGCCAACGCCTGAATGAAATGCAACAAATGGGCGCCGCCCCCAACCGGATCCGGCACGGGTTCCCCAGTGTCATCCAATCGGACATGAAAATCCAATACAATGAAACGCCCGGAGACCCACGGGACGACTACACCAACGAATGCGGCGGTCCCGTGGTCAACCTCGACGGCCAAACCGTCGGCATCATCATCGCCCGCGGAAGCCGGATCAAAACCTTCATCATCCCTGCCCACACCATCAGCGAGCTGCTCAAAACCAAGGCGAGCCAACCCACCCGGAACTACACGGCACGCCAGACCCCAAATCAAGCCCGAGGCAGCGGCCGGTCCGGCTACCCTCGCCGCTACTCGCCACGCCCTCCACGCGCCATCCCACTGGAGGAATAG
- a CDS encoding S1C family serine protease, with product MSFRLSAITLTAIASLTASGWGAPDPILSLSDLKSLQANIKQVSKKVMPATVSVFSAKNGASGSGVIVSKDGLILTAGHVVRGAEEMTVIFPDGSQAKGKVLGANYTRDAAMIQITDKGPWPYAPIGHSGKLKTGDPVIALGHAGGYDPVRTPPVRFGRVISTDRQGFINTDCTLIGGDSGGPLFDLQGRVIAIHSSIGYSHKINNHSGIDGFRKDWDKLKSGETWGRLGSSSLDDPDNPVIGIFTAHSRNGGVVITNVIKGGPAFKAGLRGGDIIRSINGNEIRNQRRLSAIIFQFKPGDTVKIRVTRGEDSLTRNVTIGRKGDLQ from the coding sequence ATGAGCTTCCGTCTCTCTGCCATCACCCTTACCGCAATCGCCAGCTTGACTGCTTCAGGCTGGGGAGCTCCCGACCCCATTCTCAGCCTGTCCGACCTGAAATCGCTTCAAGCCAACATCAAGCAGGTCAGTAAAAAGGTCATGCCTGCCACGGTGTCCGTCTTCTCTGCCAAAAACGGAGCCTCGGGCAGCGGCGTCATTGTCAGCAAAGACGGTCTGATCCTCACCGCCGGCCATGTGGTCCGCGGAGCGGAGGAAATGACGGTCATCTTCCCCGACGGCTCGCAGGCGAAAGGAAAAGTTCTCGGTGCCAACTACACCCGGGATGCGGCCATGATTCAGATTACAGACAAAGGACCGTGGCCCTACGCTCCGATCGGCCACTCAGGCAAACTCAAAACCGGTGATCCGGTGATCGCGCTCGGCCATGCCGGCGGGTATGACCCGGTTCGCACACCACCCGTCCGCTTTGGGCGTGTCATTTCCACTGACCGTCAGGGCTTTATCAATACCGACTGCACTCTGATTGGCGGTGACAGTGGCGGCCCGCTGTTCGACCTTCAAGGCCGGGTGATTGCGATCCATTCATCGATCGGCTATTCCCACAAAATCAACAACCACTCCGGTATCGATGGCTTCCGTAAAGACTGGGACAAACTCAAAAGCGGCGAAACCTGGGGCCGCCTGGGCTCCAGCAGCTTAGACGACCCTGACAACCCGGTTATCGGGATCTTTACCGCGCACTCCCGCAACGGCGGCGTCGTCATCACCAACGTCATCAAAGGAGGCCCCGCATTCAAAGCCGGCCTGAGAGGAGGAGACATCATCCGCAGCATCAATGGCAACGAAATCCGCAACCAACGGCGGCTCAGCGCCATCATTTTCCAATTCAAACCAGGTGACACCGTCAAAATTCGAGTCACTCGTGGCGAAGACAGCCTGACCCGCAATGTCACCATCGGCCGCAAAGGCGACCTCCAATAA
- a CDS encoding transglycosylase domain-containing protein — MAGRKTSARSKAGSRAGARKSAKKSARRPARRGAAAKKKQAPRKKRSFTYTLLFWPFRLMAYFTRNMHPIVRWPLRAVGSVVLMGVFVAAVVAAIYMLRSVPYDLDKVSQMPARTLVYARDGKTELGRLHGDNRYIVQYDQVSPHFCEALIAREDSRFYRHFGVDVIGLVRATVENVKRRRLAQGGSTLSIQLAENTYFQPETSRNKPTWKLLDQKFMEMALAVRIELGYSKEEILEHYMNRIFWGHTIRGVEAASRAYFEKPASRLSLSEAAMLAGIIRGPNAFSPFRNIEKATQERDVTLGRMVYNDYITQEEADRAKAEPLRVRPKNRRIVLDTYVMDAVRRELDRILEQENIESGGLTVITTVDHTIQRAAELSLDRKLTAVENRAGYRHQTRKQWLQKPAGRRGTPKYVQGACVVIENKTGAVIAVVGGRSADESKYNRAIQAERQIGSIFKPFVYLTAVNNGMMPQTWIKDSRIVPGEIRGAPRSWSPGNSDGTFGSYITMEDALVRSRNTASVRVGNYAGIERVQQTAEDVGFIDGFPATPSSYLGSWEATPWQVASAYTVFPNNGEWYRPYIIQEIRNSDGERVWPSGSDSGKLVVSAAQRGASWSVAKVLQQVVERGTARVIRNQGFAAPCAGKTGTTDSYKDAWFAGYTSSLTCAVWVGMDRPQTIINRGYGSTLAAPIWTDVMKTASRLGYPAEQFGLVPLTSAELCRWSSGRSTAGCRSQGTSYMALVPEDIAPAPNHYCVVHPLRALAPNRGGRRAAPRAVPVAPRAVPIDD, encoded by the coding sequence ATGGCAGGCCGGAAAACAAGTGCACGATCAAAAGCCGGATCGAGGGCGGGAGCCCGCAAATCGGCGAAAAAATCGGCACGGAGGCCGGCGCGGCGTGGTGCTGCGGCGAAAAAAAAGCAGGCGCCTCGAAAGAAGCGTAGTTTTACCTACACCCTGCTTTTCTGGCCATTTCGTTTGATGGCCTATTTTACGCGGAACATGCATCCCATCGTGCGTTGGCCGTTGCGTGCTGTCGGGTCGGTGGTCTTGATGGGGGTGTTTGTGGCTGCGGTGGTGGCGGCGATTTACATGCTCCGATCGGTTCCGTATGATTTGGATAAGGTTTCCCAGATGCCTGCCCGGACTTTGGTCTATGCCCGGGATGGTAAAACTGAGCTCGGACGTTTGCATGGAGATAACCGCTATATTGTTCAATATGATCAGGTTTCTCCACATTTTTGTGAAGCCTTGATTGCCCGTGAGGATTCCAGGTTTTACCGACATTTCGGAGTGGATGTAATCGGTCTGGTGCGGGCTACGGTGGAGAACGTCAAGCGTCGGCGACTGGCACAGGGGGGATCCACCCTGAGCATTCAACTGGCGGAAAACACGTATTTTCAACCTGAGACGAGCAGGAACAAACCGACTTGGAAACTCCTCGACCAGAAATTCATGGAGATGGCTCTGGCTGTGCGGATTGAGCTGGGGTACTCGAAGGAGGAAATTCTCGAGCACTACATGAACCGGATTTTCTGGGGTCATACAATCCGTGGGGTGGAAGCCGCCTCAAGAGCCTATTTTGAAAAGCCGGCGAGTCGCCTCAGTTTGTCGGAGGCTGCGATGTTGGCGGGTATTATCCGGGGGCCAAACGCCTTCTCTCCTTTTCGCAATATTGAAAAGGCAACCCAGGAGCGGGATGTGACCCTGGGGAGGATGGTGTATAATGACTACATCACTCAGGAGGAGGCGGACCGGGCGAAGGCCGAACCTCTGCGAGTGCGACCTAAAAATAGGAGGATCGTGCTCGATACTTATGTGATGGATGCCGTGAGGCGTGAGTTGGATCGTATTCTCGAGCAAGAAAACATCGAGTCCGGAGGACTGACGGTGATTACGACTGTGGACCACACGATCCAACGGGCCGCCGAGCTTTCTCTGGACCGGAAATTAACCGCCGTTGAAAACCGGGCGGGGTACCGGCACCAGACGCGTAAGCAGTGGCTACAGAAACCGGCAGGTCGCAGGGGGACCCCGAAGTATGTGCAAGGAGCCTGCGTCGTGATCGAAAATAAAACTGGGGCCGTCATTGCCGTGGTGGGAGGGCGTAGTGCGGATGAGTCAAAATATAACCGCGCCATTCAGGCGGAACGACAGATTGGTTCGATTTTCAAACCTTTCGTGTATTTAACCGCTGTGAATAACGGGATGATGCCCCAGACCTGGATCAAGGACAGCCGGATTGTGCCAGGTGAGATCCGGGGAGCTCCGAGGTCGTGGTCTCCGGGGAACTCCGACGGCACATTCGGGTCGTATATCACAATGGAAGATGCTCTGGTGAGGTCGCGAAATACGGCATCGGTCCGGGTGGGGAATTATGCTGGAATTGAACGGGTGCAGCAGACCGCCGAGGATGTTGGGTTTATCGATGGTTTTCCGGCGACCCCTTCATCGTATCTAGGTTCTTGGGAAGCTACGCCATGGCAGGTGGCCAGCGCGTACACGGTGTTCCCGAACAATGGTGAATGGTATCGCCCTTATATTATTCAAGAGATCAGAAATTCGGATGGTGAGCGTGTCTGGCCATCCGGGAGTGATTCCGGTAAGCTGGTGGTGAGTGCAGCTCAGCGAGGTGCCTCCTGGAGTGTTGCGAAGGTGCTTCAACAGGTTGTTGAGCGAGGCACCGCCAGGGTGATTCGGAACCAGGGCTTTGCTGCACCCTGTGCCGGTAAGACGGGAACCACGGATAGTTACAAGGATGCGTGGTTTGCCGGCTACACAAGTTCACTGACCTGTGCGGTATGGGTCGGGATGGATCGTCCTCAAACGATTATTAACCGTGGTTATGGTTCCACGCTGGCGGCTCCGATCTGGACGGATGTGATGAAGACGGCCTCGCGGCTGGGTTACCCTGCGGAACAATTTGGATTGGTCCCTTTGACCTCGGCTGAGCTTTGTCGTTGGTCATCCGGGAGATCCACTGCGGGTTGTCGCAGTCAGGGGACATCGTATATGGCTTTGGTTCCCGAGGATATTGCGCCAGCACCAAATCATTACTGTGTCGTGCATCCGTTGAGAGCCCTTGCTCCGAACCGGGGGGGGAGACGGGCGGCACCCAGGGCTGTGCCCGTGGCACCCAGGGCGGTCCCGATTGACGATTGA